In one window of Polynucleobacter sp. AM-7D1 DNA:
- the ccmB gene encoding heme exporter protein CcmB, with the protein MNAFVAIVHRDLLLVMRRKSEVLTALFFFVIVTSLFPLGIGADTALLRKIAPGVIWVAALLSTLLGLQRMFAADYADGTLEQLVLSPNSFTVAVFGKVLAHWLVCGLPLVLLAPVIGIQFDLDAQSLQVLMASLLLGTPVLSLVGSIGAALTLGVRGGSVLMSLLILPLYIPVLIFGAGAVYASSVGLDITGHFSLLGALLILALAFTPWVSAIAVKIAIE; encoded by the coding sequence ATGAATGCCTTTGTAGCCATCGTTCATCGTGATCTATTGCTGGTGATGCGTCGCAAGAGCGAGGTCTTAACGGCGTTATTTTTCTTTGTCATAGTGACTAGCCTCTTCCCATTAGGAATCGGTGCCGATACTGCTTTACTAAGAAAAATTGCACCCGGCGTTATTTGGGTTGCTGCCTTGCTTTCCACATTGCTTGGCTTGCAGCGGATGTTCGCAGCTGACTACGCGGATGGCACTCTAGAGCAATTGGTCTTATCCCCGAATTCCTTTACAGTAGCGGTGTTTGGCAAAGTGCTTGCCCATTGGTTGGTATGCGGACTGCCTTTAGTCTTGCTGGCGCCGGTGATTGGCATTCAGTTTGATTTAGATGCTCAGTCTTTGCAGGTCTTAATGGCATCTTTATTGTTGGGAACGCCGGTTTTATCTTTAGTGGGTTCGATTGGGGCGGCTTTAACTCTAGGGGTAAGGGGTGGCAGTGTTTTAATGAGCCTGCTGATTTTGCCGCTGTATATTCCCGTATTGATTTTTGGTGCTGGTGCTGTGTACGCCAGCAGCGTAGGGCTCGATATTACGGGGCATTTCTCCCTATTGGGCGCCTTATTGATTTTGGCATTAGCATTTACACCTTGGGTCAGTGCTATTGCAGTAAAGATTGCTATCGAATGA
- the ccmC gene encoding heme ABC transporter permease CcmC gives MSNVNNPSSSRIINWFKFSSPSTFYPLAGKMIPWFWVLTVIFGLAGLWVSFFVAPVDAVQGQGYRIIFVHVPASWMSMFIYLVMAAWAGLGLIFNARLSAMMAQALAPIGAWMAFLSLWTGAFWGRPMWGAWWVWDARLTSELILLFLYLGFIALQASIDNVRRADKAGAILALVGVVNVPIIYFSVKWWNTLHQGASVSLTKAPAMAQTMLWGMLLMALCFWMYSIAVGLMRVRAIILEREAHTDWVKQLNEVKH, from the coding sequence ATGAGTAATGTAAATAATCCATCCTCTAGTCGCATTATTAACTGGTTCAAATTCTCGAGCCCGAGTACCTTTTATCCGCTTGCTGGAAAAATGATCCCTTGGTTTTGGGTGTTAACAGTCATTTTTGGTCTTGCTGGATTGTGGGTCAGTTTTTTTGTGGCGCCGGTAGACGCTGTTCAAGGTCAGGGTTATCGCATTATTTTTGTTCACGTACCTGCCTCTTGGATGTCGATGTTTATCTACTTAGTGATGGCTGCCTGGGCTGGATTAGGTTTGATATTTAATGCGCGTCTGTCGGCCATGATGGCTCAGGCGCTTGCACCAATTGGTGCTTGGATGGCTTTTTTATCTCTATGGACTGGAGCCTTCTGGGGTAGGCCTATGTGGGGCGCATGGTGGGTATGGGATGCACGCTTAACTTCTGAGTTAATTCTGCTCTTTTTATATCTTGGATTTATTGCCCTACAAGCATCGATTGATAATGTTCGCCGTGCCGATAAAGCAGGGGCAATTTTGGCTTTAGTTGGCGTAGTAAACGTCCCCATCATTTATTTTTCAGTGAAATGGTGGAATACCTTGCATCAAGGTGCCTCTGTTTCCTTAACTAAGGCTCCGGCCATGGCCCAGACCATGTTGTGGGGAATGTTATTAATGGCTTTATGCTTCTGGATGTACTCAATCGCAGTAGGGTTAATGCGTGTGCGTGCCATCATTTTGGAGCGCGAGGCCCATACTGACTGGGTTAAGCAATTAAACGAGGTAAAGCATTGA
- the ccmI gene encoding c-type cytochrome biogenesis protein CcmI, producing MTSFLIPALLLLILVLVLLLRPLFFPAKESETSRRQMNAAIYREELDKLEADRLAGTVDADSYEQAHAEMRQRLFQDTDEADDLAVLGSPKKTIVGICLFVVLLSAGFYFYLGDAARIAEKSAEQPMTQEAVEKMVTEFAAKMEKEPDNLKGWAMLARSYRILGQNAEAAKAYARAGSFVDADPQLLADYADVLAANANGNFAGKPQQLINKALALDPNNLLALWLSGTAAFNAQNYKAAVQSWEKLEKQLPPETDEARAIAGSIAEARSKGGLSPATTPAINNRGVSGRVGISSALQSKVKAGDTLMVIARKPGERMPVAVLKTPVTTFPVSFVLNDALAMSPNALISQLPEVSVEVRISKTGMAMPESGDLISSAQTIKVGTTDARLMVDQVRP from the coding sequence ATGACTAGTTTTTTAATACCCGCCCTCCTTTTGTTGATCTTGGTCTTGGTGTTATTGCTTCGCCCATTATTTTTCCCAGCTAAAGAATCTGAGACCTCTCGTCGTCAGATGAATGCTGCTATTTATCGCGAGGAGCTCGATAAGCTCGAGGCTGATCGTTTGGCGGGCACGGTTGATGCTGATAGTTACGAGCAAGCTCATGCAGAAATGCGTCAGCGCCTTTTTCAAGATACGGACGAGGCGGATGATCTCGCTGTATTGGGTTCCCCAAAGAAAACTATTGTTGGAATTTGTCTTTTTGTAGTATTGCTTTCAGCAGGTTTTTATTTCTATCTTGGTGATGCTGCTCGAATTGCCGAAAAGAGTGCTGAGCAGCCAATGACTCAAGAAGCTGTTGAAAAGATGGTTACTGAGTTTGCTGCCAAGATGGAGAAGGAGCCTGATAATTTAAAGGGCTGGGCTATGCTGGCACGCTCCTACCGAATTTTGGGTCAGAATGCTGAGGCCGCAAAAGCTTATGCTCGTGCAGGCTCTTTTGTGGATGCTGATCCACAGTTGTTGGCTGACTATGCTGATGTATTGGCGGCAAATGCAAATGGTAATTTTGCTGGTAAACCACAGCAATTGATTAACAAAGCTTTGGCGCTAGATCCAAACAATCTATTGGCCTTGTGGCTTTCTGGAACTGCAGCCTTTAATGCGCAAAACTACAAAGCCGCTGTGCAATCTTGGGAAAAGCTAGAAAAGCAATTACCCCCTGAAACAGATGAGGCGAGAGCGATTGCAGGCTCTATTGCGGAGGCACGTAGCAAAGGTGGGTTATCACCAGCTACTACACCAGCGATTAATAATCGTGGTGTGAGTGGGCGAGTAGGAATATCTTCCGCGCTTCAATCTAAAGTTAAAGCGGGTGATACTTTGATGGTGATTGCTCGTAAGCCTGGTGAGCGTATGCCAGTCGCAGTTCTCAAAACCCCGGTGACTACATTCCCGGTGAGTTTTGTTTTAAATGATGCTTTGGCAATGAGCCCAAATGCCTTGATCTCTCAATTACCTGAGGTATCAGTTGAGGTGCGTATTTCCAAAACGGGTATGGCAATGCCAGAATCTGGCGATTTGATTTCTTCTGCGCAAACCATCAAAGTGGGCACGACAGATGCCCGCTTGATGGTCGATCAAGTTAGACCTTAA
- a CDS encoding DsbE family thiol:disulfide interchange protein yields the protein MKAKFLIPLFLFVILVGFLAIGLNRDPHEIPSPLIGKQAPAFELPQLADPQKTFSPDSMKGQPWILNVWASWCVACREEHPVLVELGKLGVAPIVGLDYKDKREDAMAMLARQGNPYVLSAFDANGRVGIDYGVYGVPETYVIDKAGVIRFKHIGPITMELLNKKIIPLLGELK from the coding sequence ATGAAAGCCAAGTTTTTAATTCCACTTTTCTTGTTTGTAATTTTGGTTGGATTTTTAGCGATAGGCTTGAATCGCGATCCACATGAAATACCTTCGCCACTAATTGGCAAGCAAGCTCCCGCTTTTGAACTCCCTCAATTAGCTGATCCTCAAAAAACCTTTTCACCAGACAGCATGAAAGGTCAGCCCTGGATTTTGAACGTATGGGCTTCTTGGTGTGTTGCTTGTCGTGAAGAGCATCCCGTTTTGGTTGAGCTAGGTAAGTTGGGTGTCGCGCCGATTGTTGGCTTGGATTACAAAGACAAGCGTGAGGATGCGATGGCGATGCTTGCTCGCCAAGGCAATCCTTATGTTTTATCTGCCTTTGATGCGAACGGTCGCGTTGGTATTGACTATGGTGTATACGGTGTTCCAGAGACATATGTCATTGATAAAGCTGGGGTGATTCGGTTCAAACATATCGGCCCAATCACAATGGAACTATTGAATAAGAAGATTATTCCTCTATTGGGTGAGCTTAAGTGA
- the ccmE gene encoding cytochrome c maturation protein CcmE: MKPRHKRAAIIVGALIAIGIAATLILNALNSNIALYVTPSEVAAGKSPAGQVFRIGGMVKDGSVKRDGLTVHFVITDMAKDIPVAYTGILPDLFKEGKGAVIQGRLNPDGQFVASEVLAKHDENYMPPEAKHALDQAQKNGNKQ, translated from the coding sequence GTGAAACCAAGACATAAACGGGCCGCCATTATTGTTGGCGCACTCATTGCTATTGGCATCGCAGCAACATTGATTTTGAATGCGCTCAATAGCAATATCGCTTTGTATGTTACCCCCAGCGAAGTTGCTGCTGGTAAGTCACCGGCTGGTCAAGTCTTTCGGATTGGCGGCATGGTCAAAGATGGATCAGTGAAGCGAGATGGTTTGACTGTCCACTTTGTAATTACCGATATGGCGAAAGATATTCCTGTTGCCTATACAGGCATTCTTCCGGATTTGTTTAAAGAAGGTAAGGGTGCAGTTATCCAAGGTCGCTTAAATCCGGATGGACAATTTGTTGCTAGCGAAGTGCTGGCTAAGCATGATGAGAACTACATGCCACCAGAGGCCAAGCATGCCTTGGATCAGGCTCAAAAAAATGGAAATAAACAATGA
- a CDS encoding nitrate/nitrite transporter, with amino-acid sequence MRFKPTGYTPFMLMAQTCALLGFACYAVVLTTLQDEWHLSNLQSGLIASAFFFGYMLMVPLATALTDRVDAKKVYLVGGLLATSGLLGMGILADNFLTALIFMAINGAGLAGTYMPGLKILSDRIKTGELSRHIAFYTAFFGIGTGFSYLCSGWILDGLGWRYVFGIIALGPFTALLIVLIFIPALTHEKWHGPIHIRLHDIFPVDKWRLVLQDKTASGFIFGYTVHSIELFASRSWLVAFFAFCAITTGDSFLLTATTLAGVINFFGVPASITGNEIALRIGRQKWIFIVMLTSAAFGMALALSTGQSWWLIIALATGHAIFIMADSATLTAGLVVSAQENIKGAAMGLHSLMGFGGGLLGPAIFGFVLDLTGSRSSQIAWVWAYFAIVIWGVLFVLYERRNGWVSKSPARN; translated from the coding sequence ATGCGCTTTAAACCTACCGGTTACACCCCTTTCATGCTCATGGCGCAAACCTGCGCGCTGCTTGGTTTTGCTTGCTACGCTGTCGTGTTAACAACATTGCAAGACGAATGGCATCTCAGTAATTTGCAGTCGGGTTTAATTGCGAGCGCTTTTTTCTTTGGCTATATGCTGATGGTGCCGTTGGCAACAGCCCTGACAGATCGTGTCGATGCAAAAAAAGTCTATCTTGTAGGTGGTCTTTTGGCTACAAGTGGATTGCTTGGCATGGGCATCCTTGCTGATAACTTTTTGACTGCCCTGATCTTTATGGCGATTAATGGGGCTGGTTTAGCGGGTACCTATATGCCTGGCTTAAAGATTCTTTCTGATCGCATTAAGACCGGAGAATTGAGTCGTCATATTGCTTTCTATACGGCTTTCTTTGGCATTGGTACTGGCTTTTCATATCTTTGCTCAGGCTGGATCTTGGATGGTTTGGGCTGGCGCTATGTTTTCGGAATCATCGCCTTAGGCCCATTTACCGCATTATTGATTGTGCTGATATTTATTCCTGCGCTGACTCATGAAAAATGGCATGGCCCTATTCATATTCGATTGCACGACATTTTTCCAGTGGACAAATGGCGCTTAGTTTTGCAAGATAAAACAGCTTCAGGATTTATTTTTGGTTACACAGTGCATTCGATCGAACTATTTGCTTCTCGTAGTTGGTTGGTTGCCTTTTTTGCTTTCTGTGCAATCACGACTGGCGACTCTTTTCTCTTAACCGCTACCACCCTTGCTGGTGTCATTAATTTTTTTGGTGTTCCGGCATCCATTACTGGAAATGAGATTGCCTTAAGAATAGGGCGTCAAAAATGGATTTTCATTGTCATGCTGACTAGTGCAGCATTTGGCATGGCGCTGGCTTTATCAACCGGACAATCTTGGTGGTTAATTATTGCATTGGCAACGGGACACGCAATTTTTATTATGGCTGACTCCGCCACTTTAACTGCGGGTTTGGTGGTGAGCGCGCAAGAAAATATTAAAGGCGCTGCAATGGGTCTCCATTCTTTAATGGGTTTTGGCGGCGGTCTATTAGGCCCGGCGATTTTTGGATTTGTACTTGATTTAACAGGCTCTCGTAGCTCACAAATTGCTTGGGTCTGGGCATATTTCGCCATAGTGATCTGGGGTGTTCTATTTGTTCTATATGAACGCCGTAATGGCTGGGTAAGCAAGTCTCCCGCTCGCAATTAA
- a CDS encoding 2OG-Fe dioxygenase family protein translates to MTLSSLLPPLTPVKELPQSLRDQGYAVLSAQDVAKIAHVDLEQLLGLNQFWEGLPRDPYLKDGGRYRFRRHSSFEMRGESLTIVPHRAHWQSVDYNALHGGIERWFEPSQAQLTNNPAWQSLLLGLANVLSGVKQVNTWFVEAHQFRIDTTDGIGRPTPEGAHRDGVDFVAVFLLNRVGIKGGETRIFDANGSAGLRFTLSEPWSLLLMNDERMIHESTPIQPLGPHGYRDTLVLTFRSNGFQDSPGRSQQ, encoded by the coding sequence ATGACTCTCTCAAGCCTTTTACCCCCGCTGACTCCCGTTAAGGAATTACCTCAATCTTTGCGAGATCAGGGTTATGCAGTGCTATCCGCACAGGATGTGGCCAAAATAGCGCATGTGGATCTAGAACAGCTCTTAGGCCTGAACCAGTTTTGGGAAGGTTTGCCACGCGATCCGTATCTAAAGGATGGGGGGCGCTACCGCTTTCGACGCCATTCAAGTTTCGAGATGAGGGGTGAAAGTCTGACCATAGTGCCGCATCGTGCCCATTGGCAGTCAGTTGACTACAACGCCTTGCATGGCGGCATCGAGCGCTGGTTTGAACCCTCGCAGGCTCAGCTTACTAACAATCCTGCCTGGCAATCTCTTTTGCTGGGGCTGGCCAACGTATTAAGCGGCGTAAAGCAGGTGAATACTTGGTTTGTTGAGGCGCATCAATTTCGGATTGATACGACTGATGGAATTGGTCGCCCAACTCCCGAAGGTGCGCATCGTGATGGCGTGGATTTTGTAGCTGTCTTTTTGCTCAATCGAGTTGGTATTAAGGGTGGTGAGACTCGCATTTTTGATGCAAATGGTTCTGCCGGTTTGAGATTTACACTTTCTGAACCTTGGTCTTTATTGTTGATGAATGATGAACGTATGATTCATGAGTCCACCCCGATTCAGCCCTTAGGGCCTCACGGCTACAGAGATACTTTGGTGCTCACCTTTCGCTCGAATGGTTTTCAGGATTCACCAGGTCGTAGTCAGCAGTAA
- the ccmD gene encoding heme exporter protein CcmD — MWNSPAEFFAMGGYALYVWSSFGVCALVLLLEPLAVRARHRVIVRRLQREVMAEQFDQKGGK; from the coding sequence ATGTGGAATAGTCCGGCGGAATTCTTTGCAATGGGTGGTTATGCGCTCTATGTATGGAGTAGCTTTGGCGTTTGTGCCTTGGTACTCTTGCTTGAGCCCCTGGCTGTTCGGGCGCGACACAGAGTGATTGTGCGAAGACTTCAGCGTGAAGTGATGGCAGAGCAGTTTGATCAAAAGGGTGGTAAGTGA
- a CDS encoding TAXI family TRAP transporter solute-binding subunit — translation MDFIRKNIYNPIAFGIAFLVLVAILFATLWVLVPPPPRSIQLATGLPTGLYQQFGERLQKELTEEGISLRLRTTGGTSDNLALLNDPHSGVDFAMVQGGVADLSKHPKLVSIAGVFYEPVWVWYREASFPNESGRLGLLSQLKGKRVSIGNEGSGTLSLASQLLEASGLSMKDIHTEKLKPLEALEKFKKGELDAIFLVSAAEAPLLKSFYETPGIRLMSFEQAEAYVHLFPFLSKVTVPRGMVSIAYDLPRQDIQVLAATATLVGKEGISPALVTLLLGDTYDILKSYAYLQKPGEFPSGTGLDFPLHVDAEIYLKDGPSLLHRHLPFWTAVWIGRFAKIVIPLLVIFIPLFTYIPAAKNLLLRLKLSRVYEELKLIEKNAANPDLKEKNFKELEDIERRVGNIKVSMLDAKELYDLKGHVGEVRGRLNLHS, via the coding sequence ATGGACTTCATACGCAAAAATATCTACAACCCTATCGCATTTGGCATAGCCTTTTTAGTTCTGGTGGCGATACTTTTTGCTACCTTATGGGTTTTGGTGCCCCCACCGCCCAGGTCCATCCAGTTGGCAACGGGCTTGCCTACTGGTCTGTATCAGCAATTTGGTGAAAGACTTCAGAAAGAGCTTACGGAGGAAGGAATTTCTCTGCGCTTGAGAACGACTGGCGGCACAAGTGATAACTTGGCCTTATTGAATGATCCGCATTCAGGTGTCGATTTTGCAATGGTTCAAGGTGGAGTCGCAGACTTATCCAAGCATCCCAAACTGGTCTCGATTGCAGGAGTGTTTTATGAGCCTGTATGGGTTTGGTATCGAGAGGCTAGCTTTCCGAATGAATCTGGGCGCTTGGGCTTATTGAGTCAGCTGAAAGGTAAGCGCGTTTCCATCGGCAATGAGGGAAGTGGTACTTTAAGTTTAGCCTCGCAATTGCTCGAGGCAAGCGGATTAAGTATGAAAGATATTCACACGGAAAAGCTCAAGCCGTTGGAAGCGTTGGAAAAATTTAAAAAAGGGGAGTTAGACGCTATTTTTTTAGTGAGCGCTGCCGAAGCACCTTTACTTAAAAGTTTTTATGAAACGCCCGGCATTCGCTTAATGAGTTTTGAACAGGCCGAAGCTTATGTTCATTTATTTCCATTTCTTTCTAAGGTAACGGTGCCACGTGGGATGGTCAGTATTGCGTATGACTTGCCTCGTCAAGATATTCAGGTGTTGGCGGCAACAGCTACCTTGGTAGGCAAGGAAGGTATTAGCCCTGCTTTGGTGACATTATTACTTGGCGATACTTACGATATTCTGAAATCCTATGCCTATCTACAAAAGCCGGGAGAGTTTCCATCGGGCACCGGTCTTGATTTTCCTTTGCATGTGGATGCAGAAATCTATCTAAAAGACGGACCGTCTTTATTACATCGCCATTTACCTTTCTGGACTGCGGTATGGATTGGGAGGTTCGCAAAAATCGTCATCCCGCTGTTGGTGATTTTTATTCCCTTGTTTACCTATATTCCTGCGGCCAAGAATTTGTTATTACGACTCAAGCTATCTAGAGTTTATGAAGAGCTGAAGTTGATAGAGAAAAACGCTGCTAATCCAGACTTGAAAGAAAAGAACTTTAAGGAATTGGAGGATATTGAGAGAAGGGTGGGCAATATCAAGGTTTCTATGCTGGACGCAAAAGAGTTATATGACTTAAAGGGGCATGTAGGAGAGGTACGTGGTCGTTTGAATTTGCATTCCTAA
- a CDS encoding cytochrome c-type biogenesis protein, with the protein MLRKLILASLTSIAIACAMNVALAKDATPLADDPVTEQRLIAISEEMRCLVCQNESLAGSRSDLANDLRKEIRILIGEGKTDKQIREFMVERYGDFVLYRPPVKPITWILWIGPFVILLVGIIGLAVYLRRRNQRVPSTTLSAEDNRRIDALLRDAKSSSTENAHD; encoded by the coding sequence ATGTTGCGTAAGCTGATCCTAGCTAGTCTTACAAGTATTGCGATTGCTTGTGCGATGAATGTTGCTTTAGCTAAAGACGCCACTCCGCTCGCAGATGATCCGGTCACTGAGCAGCGCTTGATTGCAATTTCAGAAGAAATGCGTTGTCTGGTTTGCCAGAATGAATCCCTTGCGGGATCACGATCTGATTTGGCAAATGATTTGCGTAAAGAAATTCGGATTTTGATTGGTGAAGGTAAAACCGATAAACAAATTCGGGAGTTTATGGTGGAGCGCTATGGCGACTTTGTCTTATATCGCCCACCCGTAAAGCCAATCACTTGGATTTTATGGATAGGCCCTTTTGTGATTTTGCTTGTTGGGATTATTGGCCTAGCAGTGTATTTACGCCGCAGAAATCAAAGAGTGCCAAGTACTACGTTATCCGCAGAGGACAATCGTCGTATTGATGCACTACTTCGGGATGCAAAATCCAGTTCAACAGAAAATGCACATGACTAG
- a CDS encoding heme lyase CcmF/NrfE family subunit, which translates to MIPEFGHYALILALCVAILQGILPLVGAHQSRREWILLARPAAQTVFLLLAIAFVILAWSFYTNDFSVLYVADHSNSQMPVIYRLGAVWGGHEGSLLLWVFLLSTWTFLVAQLSKALDEFMVARVIGVLGLVITGLLLFVLLTSNPFERLLPAAQDGRSLNPLLQDPGLVFHPPMLYMGYVGFSVAFAFAIASLLSGRLDAAWARWSRPWTTAAWVFLTLGIALGSWWAYYELGWGGWWFWDPVENASFIPWLVGTALLHSLAVTEKRGGFKSWTVLLAITAFSLSLLGTFLVRSGVLTSVHAFATDPKRGIFILIFLVLVVGSSLTLYAWRAPKSTLGGKFSFTSRETFILLGNVFLVVSAASVLLGTLYPLLIDALHLGKISVGPPYFNSVFVPIMIPLLVLMGIGPWTNWKNSNLVDVIKRLWIATLVAVIAAALIPFIMGEFTWLSSLGFLLAFWVIASGVLQIIRQAKAGKPTRSFIGMQLAHLGIAVFVIGVTMVGTYQEEKDVRMLPGESVSVGGYQIQLQSVSAVPGPNYNAMQGTFLLSRNGKLEATMYPEKRSYFSSTMPMTEAAIDVGLTRDIYVSLGEELEDKAWAVRVYYKPFVDWIWGGCLLMALGGVLAMSDKRYRMKLRKAAV; encoded by the coding sequence ATGATTCCTGAGTTTGGGCATTACGCGTTAATCCTGGCTTTATGTGTTGCCATTCTTCAGGGAATTCTTCCATTGGTCGGCGCGCATCAAAGTCGCCGTGAATGGATTTTGTTGGCCAGGCCAGCTGCGCAAACTGTTTTCTTATTGCTCGCTATTGCCTTCGTCATCTTAGCGTGGAGCTTTTATACGAATGATTTTTCTGTGCTCTATGTTGCAGATCATTCCAACTCACAAATGCCAGTCATCTACCGTTTGGGTGCGGTCTGGGGTGGTCACGAAGGCTCTCTATTGTTGTGGGTTTTCTTGCTATCGACTTGGACATTCTTGGTGGCCCAACTTTCCAAAGCCTTGGATGAGTTTATGGTGGCCCGTGTCATTGGTGTCTTGGGCTTAGTCATCACAGGACTGCTCTTATTTGTGCTCTTAACTTCTAACCCCTTTGAGCGATTATTGCCAGCTGCTCAGGATGGACGATCTCTCAATCCACTCTTACAGGATCCGGGATTAGTATTTCATCCGCCCATGTTGTATATGGGTTATGTTGGCTTTTCAGTAGCATTTGCATTTGCAATTGCTTCTTTATTATCTGGTCGCCTTGATGCTGCTTGGGCGCGCTGGTCACGTCCTTGGACAACCGCTGCCTGGGTATTTTTAACTCTGGGTATTGCGCTAGGCTCTTGGTGGGCTTATTACGAATTGGGTTGGGGTGGTTGGTGGTTCTGGGATCCTGTTGAAAATGCCTCATTCATTCCCTGGTTAGTTGGTACTGCTTTGTTACATTCGCTTGCGGTTACTGAGAAGCGTGGTGGATTTAAGAGTTGGACAGTGCTCTTGGCAATTACGGCTTTCTCACTTTCACTTCTCGGAACATTCTTAGTGCGTTCTGGAGTGCTGACTTCAGTGCATGCATTTGCGACTGATCCTAAGCGCGGCATCTTTATTTTGATTTTCTTGGTGTTGGTAGTGGGGTCTTCTTTAACCCTCTACGCTTGGCGTGCTCCCAAGAGTACGCTTGGTGGTAAGTTCAGTTTCACCTCACGCGAAACCTTTATTTTGCTCGGCAATGTTTTCTTGGTGGTATCGGCCGCATCGGTGCTCTTGGGTACGCTCTATCCCTTGCTGATTGATGCTCTCCACCTGGGAAAGATCTCAGTAGGCCCTCCATACTTTAATAGTGTATTTGTACCCATCATGATTCCTTTGTTGGTCTTAATGGGAATTGGGCCCTGGACCAATTGGAAGAACTCCAATCTCGTGGATGTCATTAAGCGCTTATGGATTGCAACTCTAGTGGCAGTGATTGCTGCCGCTTTGATTCCCTTCATCATGGGTGAATTTACCTGGCTCAGTAGCCTTGGTTTCTTACTGGCATTCTGGGTCATTGCCTCAGGTGTTTTGCAGATCATTCGTCAAGCTAAAGCAGGTAAGCCTACCCGCTCCTTTATTGGCATGCAGTTAGCGCATTTAGGTATAGCAGTGTTCGTCATTGGCGTCACCATGGTGGGTACTTACCAAGAAGAAAAGGACGTACGTATGCTTCCCGGTGAAAGTGTTAGCGTTGGTGGTTACCAAATTCAACTTCAAAGCGTCTCTGCTGTGCCTGGCCCAAACTACAACGCAATGCAAGGTACCTTCTTGCTTTCTCGTAATGGGAAGTTGGAAGCTACGATGTACCCAGAAAAACGTAGCTACTTCTCTTCCACTATGCCAATGACTGAGGCTGCAATTGATGTTGGCCTGACTCGAGATATTTATGTCTCATTGGGTGAAGAGTTGGAAGATAAGGCATGGGCTGTTCGCGTCTATTACAAGCCATTTGTTGATTGGATTTGGGGCGGCTGTCTATTGATGGCTCTGGGTGGCGTTTTGGCAATGTCAGATAAGCGCTATCGTATGAAATTACGTAAGGCAGCAGTATGA
- a CDS encoding SDR family oxidoreductase produces MNSNLNKVALVTGAGTGIGKAAAKALLNGGFQVVLTGRNLEKLNKAIQDIGGNSQNCLALACDVGRPEQVKQLFSEIQKHFGRIDVLFNNAGMGAPAIPMEEISYEQWMNVVNANLCGAFLCSQEAIRMMKAQSPQGGRIINNGSISAHAPRPMSAPYSSTKHAITGLTKSIALDGRPFNITCGQIDIGNAGTEMTIPMAAGILQADGSKKAEPLMDVDHVGQAVLHMAQLPPESNILTMTIMASNMPFVGRG; encoded by the coding sequence ATGAACTCAAACCTCAATAAGGTAGCCCTGGTTACGGGAGCTGGAACGGGTATCGGCAAGGCAGCTGCAAAAGCACTGCTTAATGGCGGCTTTCAAGTTGTCTTAACCGGTAGAAACCTTGAGAAACTGAATAAAGCCATTCAAGATATTGGCGGAAATAGCCAAAACTGCTTAGCTCTTGCCTGCGACGTGGGTAGACCAGAACAAGTAAAGCAGTTATTTTCAGAGATCCAAAAACATTTTGGCCGCATTGATGTGCTCTTTAATAATGCGGGTATGGGTGCTCCAGCAATCCCGATGGAAGAGATCAGCTACGAACAATGGATGAACGTGGTCAATGCCAATCTTTGCGGGGCTTTTCTTTGCTCACAAGAAGCAATTCGCATGATGAAGGCGCAGTCACCTCAAGGTGGACGCATTATTAACAATGGCTCCATCTCAGCACATGCACCCCGCCCGATGTCTGCTCCTTATTCATCTACTAAGCATGCCATCACTGGATTAACCAAGTCCATTGCATTAGATGGTCGTCCTTTCAACATCACCTGTGGTCAAATCGATATTGGTAATGCCGGTACTGAAATGACCATCCCTATGGCCGCCGGAATTTTGCAAGCCGATGGCTCAAAGAAGGCTGAGCCATTAATGGATGTGGATCATGTTGGGCAAGCAGTACTACATATGGCTCAACTACCTCCAGAGAGCAATATTCTGACGATGACCATCATGGCAAGCAATATGCCATTTGTTGGTCGAGGTTAA